The Geotrypetes seraphini chromosome 8, aGeoSer1.1, whole genome shotgun sequence genome includes a region encoding these proteins:
- the LOC117365376 gene encoding rho-related GTP-binding protein RhoU-like, with translation MPPQDLMLDYRAAHFAPPVPPHQPKPLPSAQERKLKCVLLGDGAVGKTSLLVSYTTNGYPTRYIPTAFDDFSAVVQVDETPVRLQLCDTAGQDEFDKLRRFCYPKADVFMLCFSVVGPSSFQNISEKWIPEIRQHCPTAPVVLVGTQCDLRGDVKVLIELARHREKPVPSAAALALAEKTGAVGYVECSALTQKNLKEVFDVSILSGLRFSDLKAAKNRKAKTANKMRTLSKAWWKKYVCIQ, from the exons ATGCCTCCTCAGGACTTGATGCTAGATTACAGGGCTGCTCACTTCGCCCCTCCGGTGCCTCCTCACCAGCCCAAGCCCTTGCCCAGCGCCCAGGAGAGGAAGCTGAAATGCGTCTTGCTAGGGGATGGGGCAGTGGGCAAAACCAGTCTGCTGGTCAGCTACACCACCAACGGCTACCCCACTCGCTACATCCCCACCGCCTTTGACGACTTCTCAG CTGTGGTTCAGGTGGACGAAACCCCAGTGCGACTCCAGTTATGCGACACAGCAGGACAG GATGAATTTGACAAGCTGAGGCGTTTCTGCTACCCCAAGGCCGATGTCTTCATGCTCTGCTTCAGTGTAGTCGGTCCATCGTCTTTTCAGAACATCTCGGAGAAGTGGATTCCAGAGATTCGGCAGCACTGTCCCACAGCCCCTGTGGTGCTGGTGGGGACTCAGTGTGACCTGAGGGGGGATGTGAAAGTCCTGATTGAGTTGGCCAGGCATCGGGAGAAGCCAGTGCCTTCAGCTGCGGCTCTTGCTCTGGCTGAGAAGACTGGGGCAGTGGGCTATGTGGAGTGTTCGGCTCTCACCCAGAAGAATCTCAAGGAGGTTTTTGATGTGTCTATTCTCTCTGGCCTGCGGTTTTCTGACCTCAAAGCCGCTAAGAACAGGAAGGCGAAAACGGCCAACAAGATGAGAACACTCTCTAAAGCCTGGTGGAAAAAATATGTCTGCATCCAGTAG